Sequence from the Corallococcus soli genome:
GCCAACGGCGTGCCCGAGACCTCCGTGGCCAGTCCCTCGGCGTCGGTGGCGCCGCCCCGCGCGAACTGGCCCTTGAGCCAGGCGAACGCGGCGGGGTTGCGCCAGAAGTCCTCGTTGAACCGCTCCAGGAGGTGCGCGGTGAGCCGGGTCTCCAGGGCCCAGGCCCGCAGGTAGCGGGTGACGTAGAGCTGCGAGTCCACGTCATGCAGGAAGAAGCCCGGGTGCGGCTGCGCGAAGAGGGCGCGGCGCTGGCCGTCGGCGTATTCGTCCGCGCGCTCAGCGGAGGCGCCCTTCGTGGACAGGGACAGCTCGTAGGACAGCTTCGCGCAGTGGCGGCGCAGCACGGCCAGGGCCTGGAACGCGGACAGCCGGATGACGTCCTTCACCGTGCCGGACGGCAGGTGCAGGTAGCGCTTGAGCCAGGGGGGAGACAGCAGCAGCCGCTCGAAGGTGGCCGCGTAGGCCTCCGTGACGGAGGCGTCTCCCAGCCGGCGCAGCTCCGTGGGGGCGTCCTCGTCCACGTGGGCCAGGTGCCAGGCGTGGCCCAGCTCGTGGAGCAGGTCGCCCAGCGCGTCCATGCCGCTCCGGGGCTGGAGGACGAGCCGGATCTCATCCGGCACGCGGACGGCGGCGACGAAGGGGCGCGATGCCTTGCCCGGCCGGGCCTCGTCGTCCAGGCGGATGCGTCCCCCCGCGTCGGGGCGCAGGCCCCAGTCGGACAGCCAGCGCATCACGGCGGGGAGGGTGTCCTCGCGGCGGAAGTGCGCGTCCATCCACGGCGCGCGCAGGGCGGCCTGCACGTCGTGGCGCCGGGCCTCGCCGCCGGGCAGGGCGCGCAGGTCCGGCTCCAGCTTGCGCAGCACGTAGCCCAGCACGTCGCGGTAGGCGTCCTCGGTGCGCCGGAGGGTCTCCTCGGCGGCCTCCGCGAGCTTCCCCGCGTCGATGCCGGTGACGTCCTGGCGCAGGGCGGGGTAGTTCGGGAAGCCGAGCAGCTCCGCGGTCTGGAGGGCGGCGTCGCGCCGGTCGCCATAGGCGCCCCGGTGGTCCCACAGGAAGTTGCCGGCGCCGCTCTCCAGGAGGGCGCGGCGGGCGCGGTTGGATTCGCGGGGAATCTGGGCCAGCGCCTGGGCCAGCGACAGCGTCTGGTCGTCGGCGGGGATGTGCGAATGCGCCTCCGCCGCGACGACGGCCTCTCCGGCCCGGGCGGCGAGGGACTCCTCCACCTGGGTGGCGATGAGCTCCCGCACGAGCGTGATGCGGCGCACCGCCAGGGTGTCGTCGCGGAGGCGGGCCTTGGCGAGCGCCTCGTTGGCGGCGGCGAAGGTCTCCGGCGAGGACAGCTCCGGGAACGAGGCGTGGAGGTGCGCGACGGGGAGGTCCGGGGCGAGCCCGGCGCCGTAGCGATATTGGAGGGTGGCCAGCTCGGCGAGGAAATCCTCGAGCCGCGACCGGACGGTATGCAGGGGACGGTCCATGGCGGCGCGGAAGGTAACAGGAAGCCCGCGTCACGGCAGGGACCGCGCGCATAGAGTGTCGCGCCATGTCCTCCCAGCCCGCCGCCTGCCTGCACGCCGTCCTCACGCCCCTGACGGCAGGGGAGGGCGCGCGATGAGGCGACGGACGTCGACGCTCCGGGGGGCGCACGCGGGCCGTGCGCGGGTGGCGGGAGGGGGCTCGCGATGAAGCGTCGGACGTTCCGGAGCGAAGGCGCGCACATGGGCCGCGCGCTGGCGGAGGCGGTGGCGGCGGAGCTGGGGCTGTCGGTGGCGGATGCGCGGCGGCTGGTGGAGGTGGGCGCGGTGTACGTGGCGGGGCGCCGGGCGCGCGACGGGGCCGTGCGCCTCCAGTCAGCGCAGGTGGTGACGGTGGTGCTGGAGGAGGCGGGCCAGAGTCCGCTGGAGGCCTCGGGGCCGGCGGCGCCGTTGCGCGTGCTCTTCGAGGACGAGGACGTGCTCGCGGTGGACAAGCCCGCGGGCCTGAACGCGCAGCCCACCGAGGGGCGCGTGGGCGCAAGCCTCGTGGACGTCGTGGGCGCGCACCTGGGGCGGCCGGCGGGGCTGGTGCATCGGCTGGACCGGGAGACGTCCGGGGTGACGGTGTTCGGCAAGTCGGCGCAGGCCACGTCCGCGCTGGCGGAGGCGTTCCGGGAAGGCACCGCGCGCAAGCGCTACCTCGCGGCGACGGGGCCGGGACTCCCGGAGGGCGGCACGGTGGACCTGCCCCTGTCGAAGGACCCGTCGCGCCCCGGGCGCTGGCGGGCGACCCGCGCGGCCAACGGCGTGCCCGCGTGGACGGACTACCGCAGGCTGTTCGCGAGCGACGCGTTCTGCCTGGTGGAGCTGCTGCCCCGCACGGGTCGCACGCACCAGCTCCGGGCGCACCTGACCGCGCTGGGGACGCCCATCCTCGGGGACGCGCGCTATGGCGGGGCGGGCAGCGCGGGAGGGCTTCTGGCGCCGCGGTGCCTGTTGCATGCGCAGGCGCTGGAGCTGGGCCATCCGCGCACGGGCCAGCCGCTGCGCCTGGAGGCCACGGCGCCGGAGGACCTGCGGGCCTTCTTCGTCGCGGCGGGGGTGCGGATGCCGGAGGGGCCCTTCGGGGACGCCGCCTGAGCCCGGGCCCGGAATGCCCGGGCGAGGGGGCGCACGGGGTCCCACCGCACGGCGCATCGTGTGTAGACTGGGAACCTCAATGGGTGGCGGTAGAAACGGCAAGGGTCCTGGGACGCCGGATCCTTCTCCTCGTGGACCGGGACGGGTCCCGCGAGGAGAGGACGTGCACGGCGCGGTGGGCCCGGTCTGCCAGGAAGCCGTCCGGCTGCTCCGTGAGGGGCAGGCGGCCCGGGCGTACTCCGGGCTGGCCGCCGCCAGCCGTTCGCTGCCGATGACGCCCAGGTTGGCGGCCGTGCTGGTGCGGTGCGCGCTGAAGGCGGGCACCGAGCGCGCCGTCATCACCCTGCTGGACGCGGCGATGGTGGCCGAGCGTGGCGTGGTGCGCCGCGAGGTGCGCCGCCAGTTGTCGAGGGTGCTGCGCCGCACGGGGCAGGAGGCCCGCGCCGCGGCCGTGCTCAACGGGCTGCTGATGGATGCGCCCGACGACGCCCGGGCCCGGTTCGTGCTGGACGTGCTGCGCGAGCGGCAGGCGAAGGCCGCGACGGCGCGGCGGACGGCCGAGGAGGACGAAGAGTCCCGGACGAAGACCGTGGAGGTGTCCGCGCTGGCGCTGTCGGATCCAGAGCGTGGGAACACCGTGGTGGAGATGCCCACGGCGTCCGTGGCACCGCAGGGCGCCTCGGTGAGGGCCGCGCGAGCGGACACGGTGCAGGTGCCCCTGGGTGAGTGGGCGGGCCTGGGGCGGGCACCGGCGCGAGGACCGGATTTCCCCTGGGAGGACGAGGGCCCGGGCAAGGCCCGCGTGGTGACGCCGTCGTCTGAAGCTCGGATGCCGGCGACTGCGCCCAAGGGTCAGCCTGCCGGGGTGGGCGATGCCGGCAGGACGCCCGATCCGGTGCCGGTGTCTTCGCCTGGGGGCCATCCCGAGGGCGGTGGTTCGGGGGCCGCGCCTGGGGAGGCGGAGGCTTCGGAGCCGGAGGAGGCTTCGGAGCCCGAGGGTGCGGACGAGGCGATGTCGTTCCGTTCGACGGATCTTCCGTTCGTGATGGGAGACACCCTCAGGCCCGTGCTCGGAGGCCGGGCTGGTGGCGCGATGGCTGTTCCCGAAGGCATGAAGCCTGCTTCGGAGCTGTCGGAGGCGGCGCAGGCTGAAGCGTCGCTGGAGCCCCGAGAGGGAGATGTGGCGCTGGCGGTTTCGTCGCCGGTCCTCGCCGCGAACGCGGAGCTGGAAGCCGGGCCGACGTCGGATGCTTCGCGTGCGGGGACCGAAGACGGCGCCGCGACGGAGGCTGGAGCAGGGCCTGCGGCGGAGTCGCTTCGTTCCATCATTGAAGGCGCGGCGGTGTCGCCGGATGTGCCTGGGGCAAGCGCGCGAACGGCATCCGATGGCGTGGAGTCATCGCAGGTGCAGGCGGATGTCCCGCTCGCGGTGGAAGGCTCCCAGCACGCGTCCGACGCGAAGCCCACGACGTTGGACGTGTCGCAGCGAGTGGATGTTGCGCAGGCGTCCGATGCAGGAGTTGCTGCTTCATCGCGTGTGGATGAGGCGCCAGCGACTGGCGAGCAGGCTACGGCGTCGAGCACGCCGTCCCTGGTGGATGGGGCCGTTGACGCATCCAGCGCGCCTTCGCCAGTCGGTTCCGCGCAGGCGCTTGATGAAAGACCTGCTGGAGCCGGCACGGTGTCCCTGGTGGATGGGGTTCAGCCGGTCGACGCATCAAGCCCGTCGGTGGCGGTCGATGTGACGCCGACGATGGATGTGCGGTCCACCGGGGCGAGCACCTCTCCGCCAATTGATGTGGCAATCGTCGTTGACGAGAAGTCCGCGACGTCGAGCACCGCTTCGCCAATCGATCCGGCGCAGGTGCTCGATGCCTCCGCGACCCAGAGCACATCGTCGCTCGGCGTCACGCAAGGCCCTGCCGAACTGTCGAAGGTGGTGCCCGACGTACCGGCTCCAGTCGAAACGCCACGGACCGTGGCGGGGCATCCGAAGGAACCGGATGCGCCTTCGATGGAGCCGCGTCCGATGCACGAGGACGCAGCCAGGCCGACTGCGACGCCCTCCGAACCCACGTCATCGAAGGACTCGGAAGGAAAGCCGTCCGCCCAGAAGACGACCACCGACAAGGACTCCTCGGGTGAGCGCAAGGCTGCGCGGGTGCTCGACGCAGTGCTGGTTCCGGGCGCTCCCTCGACTGCCTTCGACGCGGACGAGTCAACGTCGGAGATGAGCCCTCCGAGTCCGCCCGAACCGGTCGTGGCCGGTGCGCCCCCGAAGACGACCGCTGCGGACACGTTCAGGTCGGAGCCACGTCCGCTGAGCGCGGTGCTGGTGGCCGGCGCCCCGGCGATGTCGTTCGGCGAGGAGGAGCCGACCTCGGAGATCAT
This genomic interval carries:
- a CDS encoding peptidase M3 — translated: MDRPLHTVRSRLEDFLAELATLQYRYGAGLAPDLPVAHLHASFPELSSPETFAAANEALAKARLRDDTLAVRRITLVRELIATQVEESLAARAGEAVVAAEAHSHIPADDQTLSLAQALAQIPRESNRARRALLESGAGNFLWDHRGAYGDRRDAALQTAELLGFPNYPALRQDVTGIDAGKLAEAAEETLRRTEDAYRDVLGYVLRKLEPDLRALPGGEARRHDVQAALRAPWMDAHFRREDTLPAVMRWLSDWGLRPDAGGRIRLDDEARPGKASRPFVAAVRVPDEIRLVLQPRSGMDALGDLLHELGHAWHLAHVDEDAPTELRRLGDASVTEAYAATFERLLLSPPWLKRYLHLPSGTVKDVIRLSAFQALAVLRRHCAKLSYELSLSTKGASAERADEYADGQRRALFAQPHPGFFLHDVDSQLYVTRYLRAWALETRLTAHLLERFNEDFWRNPAAFAWLKGQFARGGATDAEGLATEVSGTPLALPEAGARLVAILNQ
- a CDS encoding RluA family pseudouridine synthase, producing the protein MKRRTFRSEGAHMGRALAEAVAAELGLSVADARRLVEVGAVYVAGRRARDGAVRLQSAQVVTVVLEEAGQSPLEASGPAAPLRVLFEDEDVLAVDKPAGLNAQPTEGRVGASLVDVVGAHLGRPAGLVHRLDRETSGVTVFGKSAQATSALAEAFREGTARKRYLAATGPGLPEGGTVDLPLSKDPSRPGRWRATRAANGVPAWTDYRRLFASDAFCLVELLPRTGRTHQLRAHLTALGTPILGDARYGGAGSAGGLLAPRCLLHAQALELGHPRTGQPLRLEATAPEDLRAFFVAAGVRMPEGPFGDAA